From Desulfomonilaceae bacterium, the proteins below share one genomic window:
- the nrdD gene encoding anaerobic ribonucleoside-triphosphate reductase, whose translation MASVAELNEFRKDAQKRYETTDMALFVRTSSEAMDGWDTTRIVDALLKETFIDGGTAEEISLEVENDIKRSGIKVITAPLVREMVNAKLLERGLESARRLHTRLGSPLYDVDELITRPNKENANVPHGPEATNLTLAENIKKEYALLTVFDQTVGDAHMRGDIHLHDLGFIDRPYCSGQSLEYIKKFGLNLPNSLAMANPAKHPEVLLAHMVKFAAALQSHFAGAIGWDAVNLFFAPYLRGLDDSEVRQLAQMLIFEFSQQAVARGGQAIFTDINLYWEIPKHFENVPAIGPGGVFTGLTYADYLPEAQKFVWTLFDVYREGDGAGRPFFFPKPLVHITEKFFLTPGHEAFLRHICDIASEKGNTYFVFDRGETAKISECCRLSFKLEKSDLDDAKQPWKMRYSAMQNVTVNLPRIAYEAKGDDSKLFSILTERICIAAEAHMEKKRFIERLLALGETGPLALLTMDRDEEPYLRMRRVTYLIGMVGLNEMVQFHTGEELHESEAALKFGLKVIAHMNLTSARLGRKHNMRFVLEQTPAESTAYRFAKLDMKQFREAESVVKGNLSTEEIYYTNSTLFNVSAPLDAIARVKREGLFHPLIEAGSLTHIWLGETRPNPDSLANFVIKIFRNTQNDQVAFSPELTTCVSCGRTTRGLHDSCQYCQSTKVEQITRITGYFTKVSSWNKGKRGELKDRYKNTILK comes from the coding sequence GAAACCACTGACATGGCCCTCTTTGTTAGGACCTCAAGCGAGGCCATGGATGGGTGGGATACGACTCGGATAGTTGACGCTCTGCTGAAAGAGACGTTTATTGACGGTGGCACTGCGGAAGAGATCAGCCTCGAAGTTGAAAACGATATCAAGAGAAGTGGAATTAAGGTTATAACCGCTCCTCTTGTCCGTGAAATGGTTAACGCAAAATTGCTTGAGCGCGGTTTGGAATCGGCCCGCAGACTCCACACGAGATTGGGATCTCCACTTTATGATGTAGATGAGCTTATCACACGGCCCAACAAGGAAAATGCAAATGTACCCCATGGCCCTGAGGCCACAAACCTGACTTTGGCCGAGAACATAAAAAAAGAGTATGCGTTGTTGACGGTATTCGATCAGACGGTCGGAGACGCCCACATGCGTGGGGATATTCATCTTCATGACCTTGGTTTTATCGATAGGCCATACTGTTCAGGTCAATCCCTTGAGTATATTAAGAAATTCGGCCTCAATTTGCCGAATTCTCTGGCCATGGCCAACCCGGCGAAGCACCCTGAAGTTCTTTTAGCCCACATGGTGAAATTCGCGGCGGCTCTTCAAAGTCATTTTGCCGGAGCTATAGGCTGGGACGCCGTGAACCTGTTTTTCGCTCCTTACTTGAGGGGGCTTGACGACAGTGAAGTCCGACAACTGGCTCAAATGTTGATTTTTGAATTTTCTCAGCAGGCAGTAGCTCGAGGTGGACAGGCCATCTTTACAGACATTAATCTGTATTGGGAGATTCCCAAACACTTTGAGAACGTTCCTGCGATTGGACCAGGTGGGGTGTTCACCGGTCTTACTTACGCGGACTATTTACCGGAAGCGCAAAAATTTGTGTGGACGCTATTTGACGTATATCGAGAAGGTGACGGCGCGGGAAGACCTTTCTTTTTTCCAAAACCTTTGGTTCACATAACCGAGAAATTCTTTTTGACTCCTGGCCATGAAGCTTTCTTACGCCACATCTGTGACATAGCGTCCGAAAAAGGCAACACGTATTTCGTTTTTGATCGGGGAGAAACGGCTAAAATTTCAGAATGCTGCCGCCTATCCTTCAAGCTGGAAAAAAGCGATCTTGATGACGCTAAACAGCCCTGGAAGATGCGATACTCAGCGATGCAGAATGTGACTGTGAATCTTCCGCGGATTGCCTATGAGGCCAAAGGCGATGATTCTAAACTGTTTTCTATTTTGACTGAGAGAATCTGTATTGCCGCAGAAGCTCACATGGAGAAAAAGCGATTTATCGAAAGACTGTTGGCTTTGGGTGAAACCGGTCCGCTGGCCTTGTTAACAATGGATAGGGACGAGGAGCCTTACTTGAGAATGCGAAGGGTAACCTACTTGATTGGTATGGTGGGATTGAACGAGATGGTTCAGTTTCACACTGGGGAAGAATTGCATGAAAGTGAAGCTGCTCTCAAGTTCGGTTTGAAAGTCATCGCCCACATGAATCTCACTTCCGCCAGGCTTGGCAGGAAACACAACATGAGGTTTGTACTCGAGCAGACTCCTGCCGAAAGCACAGCTTACAGGTTCGCTAAACTTGACATGAAGCAATTTCGCGAGGCTGAATCAGTGGTGAAGGGAAATTTGAGCACCGAAGAAATTTACTATACCAACTCCACTCTATTCAATGTTTCGGCGCCTTTAGACGCCATAGCCAGAGTAAAGAGAGAAGGGCTGTTTCATCCATTGATCGAAGCAGGATCTTTGACTCATATCTGGCTGGGTGAAACAAGGCCCAATCCGGACTCTCTGGCCAACTTTGTGATCAAGATATTCAGAAATACCCAGAACGATCAGGTCGCGTTTTCTCCGGAACTTACCACCTGTGTTTCCTGCGGACGAACTACCAGAGGGCTTCATGATTCTTGCCAGTACTGTCAGTCGACAAAGGTGGAACAGATTACCCGTATCACTGGATACTTCACCAAGGTGTCGAGCTGGAACAAGGGTAAGAGGGGAGAACTTAAAGATAGGTACAAAAACACCATTCTGAAATGA
- a CDS encoding anaerobic ribonucleoside-triphosphate reductase activating protein, with protein sequence MNIPKIKGFLPLSMLDWPGKVSSVIFLGGCPFRCPFCHNHELALSPEKLPDQSLDYVISFLKERAKWIDGITVTGGEPTCHEGLPRLLERFKDLRLSVKLDTNGSNPRMLERLLKEDLISAVSMDIKAPLDPLLYSKLAGVSVNMGSISKSIEILKKSDIVVFFRTTVIPGFIGEQELQLIKDQLGDITCYSIQRFRNKDTLDPEFKKIPDLDLGVFDYLQLKFAQTDLHPAPYCMN encoded by the coding sequence ATGAACATCCCGAAAATAAAAGGGTTTTTGCCGTTGTCCATGTTAGATTGGCCCGGAAAGGTTTCCTCGGTCATTTTTCTCGGTGGGTGCCCTTTTCGGTGTCCTTTCTGCCACAACCATGAATTGGCGCTTTCTCCTGAAAAGCTTCCGGATCAATCTTTGGATTACGTTATCAGCTTTCTTAAGGAGAGGGCGAAGTGGATCGACGGGATCACTGTTACAGGAGGAGAACCGACTTGCCACGAGGGGCTACCGCGCCTTCTGGAGAGGTTTAAGGATCTTAGGCTGTCAGTGAAACTCGATACAAACGGCTCGAACCCACGGATGCTGGAGCGCCTGCTTAAAGAGGACTTGATCAGCGCCGTTTCGATGGATATCAAAGCGCCTTTGGACCCCCTTCTGTACTCAAAATTGGCGGGCGTTTCAGTCAACATGGGAAGCATAAGTAAGAGTATTGAGATTCTGAAAAAATCGGATATCGTTGTTTTTTTCAGGACCACAGTGATTCCTGGGTTCATAGGCGAACAAGAACTCCAGCTAATCAAGGACCAACTAGGCGATATTACATGCTATTCAATTCAAAGATTCCGTAACAAAGATACGTTGGACCCTGAATTCAAAAAAATACCGGATTTGGATCTGGGTGTCTTTGACTATCTTCAGCTAAAATTTGCACAGACCGATTTGCACCCGGCGCCTTATTGCATGAACTGA
- a CDS encoding SDR family NAD(P)-dependent oxidoreductase encodes MSEKINGNFHCNRFKGKVGIVTGAGQGIGRAVSLRLASEGAFVGVLDWNISSAEETIELIQNAGGSGLALQADVSNPQQVHDCIQKMSSILNRLDILVNNAGLDRPGGFLKLSDKSFLDVFSVHIMGTVNCVKECVPLMIRQGDGRIVNLSSIYGKVGTKGESPYCTAKAGLVGLTKALAREFASQGIRVNAVMPGLTATPTIRDMMSPKYQEAFIRETPMGRMADPDEIAAPISFLLSDEAGFITGAVLEVTGGWGM; translated from the coding sequence ATGTCAGAAAAAATTAATGGAAACTTCCATTGCAATCGCTTTAAGGGAAAGGTTGGTATTGTTACAGGGGCGGGTCAAGGTATAGGTCGCGCCGTGTCGCTAAGACTAGCGAGCGAGGGGGCATTTGTCGGGGTCCTTGATTGGAATATTAGCTCTGCCGAGGAAACTATCGAACTGATTCAAAACGCTGGAGGCTCTGGCCTCGCCCTTCAGGCCGACGTATCGAACCCTCAGCAGGTTCATGATTGCATTCAGAAAATGTCTTCAATCCTTAACAGGTTGGATATACTTGTGAATAACGCTGGGCTCGACCGGCCCGGAGGGTTCTTGAAACTTTCTGACAAGAGTTTTCTGGACGTATTTAGTGTTCACATAATGGGTACGGTTAATTGCGTAAAGGAATGTGTCCCTTTAATGATTAGGCAGGGTGACGGACGCATCGTAAATCTCTCATCGATTTATGGAAAAGTTGGGACAAAAGGGGAATCGCCATATTGCACTGCAAAGGCTGGTCTCGTAGGACTCACCAAAGCGCTTGCAAGAGAATTCGCGTCTCAAGGGATACGAGTCAACGCAGTAATGCCGGGCTTGACGGCAACACCGACAATCAGGGACATGATGAGCCCGAAATATCAGGAAGCTTTCATCCGAGAAACCCCCATGGGACGTATGGCCGACCCCGATGAGATCGCAGCGCCAATATCTTTCCTGTTGTCCGATGAGGCCGGGTTTATAACTGGAGCGGTTCTGGAAGTCACAGGTGGTTGGGGCATGTGA
- a CDS encoding CBS domain-containing protein has protein sequence MSIQEITKVQELIYTTRVESVMAVNVIVVSPSMTMSQVKDLMRDKRISGAPVVKDGHVIGIVTMTDVIRSMEGPGLHASVTQIMTTEVVTVLKDAMVADVVNSLGPRGFSRLPVVDHDGKLVGIVTTGTLMKSLLLQMDKSFQKSEAEKLYTYRASHIFQDISSDDTSLTLRYFVNERDFDNAGKASSLIKRSLQRLVVRPQIVRRIGVAVYEAEMNLVIHTDIGGEIVVEARKARVNISAVDHGPGIGDLKQVLQPGFSTAPEWIRDMGFGAGMGLANIRRVSDLMKITSEPGQGTRLEMVFNFGPEVIAPKT, from the coding sequence ATGTCTATTCAGGAAATCACAAAGGTTCAAGAACTGATCTACACGACGCGGGTAGAGTCGGTCATGGCGGTAAATGTGATTGTTGTGAGCCCTTCCATGACCATGTCTCAGGTCAAAGATCTGATGCGCGACAAACGTATATCCGGCGCTCCAGTTGTCAAAGACGGCCACGTAATCGGGATAGTGACAATGACGGATGTGATCCGTTCTATGGAAGGTCCCGGACTTCACGCCTCAGTTACTCAGATCATGACTACCGAAGTGGTAACGGTTCTTAAGGACGCCATGGTGGCTGACGTAGTCAACAGCCTTGGACCTAGAGGTTTTAGTAGGCTCCCCGTTGTGGACCATGATGGAAAGCTGGTTGGTATAGTCACTACCGGCACACTCATGAAATCGCTTCTTCTCCAGATGGACAAGAGTTTTCAGAAAAGCGAAGCTGAGAAACTATATACTTACAGAGCAAGCCATATATTCCAGGATATATCATCAGATGATACGAGTTTGACTTTGAGATATTTTGTAAACGAGAGAGATTTTGACAACGCCGGAAAAGCTTCAAGTCTTATCAAAAGATCTCTACAGCGGTTGGTTGTCCGTCCCCAGATTGTTCGTCGGATCGGAGTCGCTGTATATGAGGCGGAGATGAATCTAGTGATTCATACTGATATTGGCGGAGAAATAGTCGTTGAAGCGCGAAAGGCCCGCGTGAATATTTCCGCGGTTGATCATGGTCCGGGCATAGGGGACCTTAAACAGGTGCTTCAACCTGGCTTCTCCACAGCGCCTGAGTGGATTCGAGATATGGGGTTTGGGGCCGGAATGGGTTTGGCAAATATAAGAAGGGTTTCAGATCTTATGAAGATCACTTCTGAGCCGGGCCAAGGCACCAGACTTGAAATGGTTTTCAATTTTGGTCCGGAGGTCATTGCTCCAAAAACGTGA
- the ndhC gene encoding NADH-quinone oxidoreductase subunit A, translated as MIESYVPILVIILVAAFIGSAIIVLSTVLAKRTPTPVKLMPYECGMDPIGGARQRFSVRFFIIGMLFIVFDIELIFLFPWAKIFDKLMFFGFVEMLLFVAVLLVGLVYVWKKGALEWE; from the coding sequence ATGATTGAGAGTTACGTTCCAATTCTGGTTATCATTTTAGTCGCCGCATTCATCGGTTCGGCTATTATAGTTCTGTCAACCGTCTTAGCTAAACGTACTCCTACTCCTGTTAAACTCATGCCCTATGAGTGCGGGATGGACCCGATTGGTGGAGCGAGACAGCGCTTTTCTGTTCGTTTTTTCATTATCGGCATGCTATTTATTGTTTTTGACATAGAACTTATATTCTTATTCCCGTGGGCAAAAATATTCGATAAACTAATGTTTTTTGGTTTTGTAGAGATGCTTTTGTTTGTCGCTGTTCTCTTGGTTGGTTTAGTCTACGTCTGGAAAAAAGGTGCTCTTGAATGGGAATAG
- a CDS encoding NADH-quinone oxidoreductase subunit B family protein produces MGIENHLDNTVHVTNLEWFVNWARKSSMWPLGFGLACCALEMIATFVSRYDLARFGMEVARPSPRHADLMIVSGTASKKMLPAVLRIYEQMAEPKWVVAMGACACSGGIYKNYAVVQGIDRHLPVDVYIPGCPPRPEALLDGILQLHAKVMKEQSIRNPRVGRIKVAGR; encoded by the coding sequence ATGGGAATAGAAAATCACCTCGATAACACTGTTCATGTAACGAATCTCGAATGGTTCGTAAATTGGGCGAGAAAATCGTCCATGTGGCCGCTCGGATTTGGCTTGGCCTGCTGTGCTCTGGAAATGATAGCGACATTTGTAAGTCGTTATGATCTGGCGCGTTTCGGCATGGAGGTCGCCCGCCCTTCACCTAGGCACGCGGATCTGATGATAGTTTCAGGAACCGCGTCCAAGAAGATGCTACCGGCGGTTCTTCGCATTTACGAGCAGATGGCTGAGCCTAAATGGGTGGTGGCTATGGGAGCTTGCGCCTGTTCCGGTGGTATATACAAGAATTATGCGGTCGTTCAGGGCATTGATCGTCATTTACCTGTTGACGTTTATATACCAGGATGTCCCCCCAGGCCTGAAGCTCTTCTTGACGGTATACTTCAACTTCATGCCAAGGTTATGAAAGAACAGTCGATCCGGAATCCTAGAGTTGGAAGGATTAAGGTGGCTGGACGATGA